The Zavarzinella sp. genome includes a window with the following:
- a CDS encoding DUF1559 domain-containing protein — protein sequence MHHLSDRATPHGRAFTLIELLVVIAIIAILIGLLLPAIQKVREAANRTKCQNNMKQLGLALHGFHDSNLVFPASGWTTSGPGNPAGRYLGWRVLILPHIEQENLQKLYDYNANWWEGTNPVAAAVPVKVFQCPSVGNRLEITSAIAKAPRPAMTFSNPIAPTDYEAIMGVQPSAINPHLPTSLYDGNNRFSIMHRNSTNNFASVTDGTTHTIMVLECSARPLTYRQRQATPSIANDQGIGWADSEGPFSFDGSSADGTTEGCGPAGGCTYTMNRKNDNEPYSFHIGGSMALFADGRVQFLRDSIPLPLFATLCTRSAGEISSLD from the coding sequence ATGCATCATCTTTCTGACCGTGCGACACCACATGGCCGTGCGTTTACACTCATCGAATTGCTGGTGGTGATTGCGATCATTGCTATTCTGATTGGTTTACTGCTGCCCGCCATTCAGAAGGTGCGTGAAGCAGCCAACCGGACGAAGTGCCAGAACAACATGAAGCAGTTGGGGCTCGCACTGCACGGTTTTCACGATTCGAATCTGGTTTTTCCCGCGTCGGGCTGGACCACCAGCGGACCAGGGAATCCAGCGGGCAGATATCTTGGCTGGCGGGTGCTGATTCTGCCCCACATTGAACAGGAAAACCTTCAGAAGCTCTACGATTACAATGCAAACTGGTGGGAAGGCACCAATCCGGTGGCTGCCGCCGTGCCCGTAAAGGTATTTCAGTGCCCATCCGTGGGAAATCGGCTGGAAATCACCAGTGCCATTGCGAAAGCTCCCCGCCCAGCGATGACCTTCAGCAATCCGATTGCCCCCACCGATTATGAGGCGATCATGGGTGTGCAGCCATCAGCAATAAACCCCCACCTGCCCACCTCGCTGTACGATGGCAATAATCGGTTTTCGATCATGCACCGCAATTCAACGAACAATTTCGCTAGTGTGACCGATGGCACCACCCACACCATCATGGTGCTGGAATGCAGTGCCCGCCCACTGACCTATCGGCAGCGGCAAGCGACTCCCAGCATTGCTAATGATCAGGGGATTGGCTGGGCCGACAGCGAAGGCCCCTTCAGCTTCGATGGTTCCAGTGCCGACGGCACCACCGAAGGGTGTGGACCGGCAGGAGGCTGCACCTACACAATGAACAGAAAAAACGATAACGAACCCTACAGCTTCCATATCGGTGGCAGCATGGCACTCTTTGCCGATGGGCGAGTGCAGTTTTTACGCGATTCCATCCCACTGCCACTTTTTGCCACGTTATGTACCCGATCTGCTGGTGAAATAAGCAGTTTGGATTAA
- a CDS encoding C1 family peptidase, translating to MNGNWTAYVPGGNTKTAAVNKIWKPKDNYRRFDKQFYVELWNKDFGFVGSATVDANTPEGRRGFLISKGGQKYQLVLVKENLPGPVTVITDRATKARAPVPESSSLYGRGTEAIPSTLPVMQQSGNSCVAWSITSVLGMQMINSNQILQSGVRGFDRKAFTKAGMNLLDAKWFYDQRPDKTKDAGWNIPDALQKAKQVVIPFATNANYGVKVVDTEWVRNDPNYIRYLLSRDVPLVGSYSFTQELLDFSGTEVFAGSVNENIINGGFGHAVALIGYNNPQAGNKTGQPYWEIQNSWGTSFARNGYFLVKPGTMPDFEGSLYRIVSAKYCKADGTEISQAEANKVLTEILTKNAPATVVNYDLTYKNLTSGNKYAESVDQIAVAMAFNQTNKVGIQLKTPSNITWWKAIKIYQDGKLIKELSTKDQTKDSGVYNFLANDNSKYVIEFWKAKTFGAPTKIKSHTIDMVGLTGRTVSFTWNKD from the coding sequence TTGAACGGTAACTGGACCGCCTATGTTCCAGGTGGGAACACCAAAACAGCTGCGGTTAACAAAATCTGGAAGCCCAAAGATAACTATCGCCGCTTTGATAAACAGTTTTATGTGGAATTGTGGAATAAAGACTTCGGATTTGTTGGCAGTGCAACCGTGGATGCCAACACACCCGAAGGTAGAAGAGGATTTCTGATCAGCAAAGGTGGGCAGAAATACCAACTGGTTCTGGTGAAGGAAAACCTCCCCGGTCCGGTAACCGTGATTACTGATCGGGCGACCAAAGCACGAGCCCCAGTACCGGAAAGCTCCTCTCTCTACGGGCGTGGGACCGAAGCGATTCCAAGTACACTGCCAGTAATGCAACAGAGTGGCAATTCGTGCGTTGCCTGGTCGATCACTTCGGTTCTGGGCATGCAGATGATTAATTCCAACCAGATTCTTCAAAGTGGAGTTCGTGGTTTTGATCGCAAAGCGTTTACCAAAGCTGGCATGAATCTATTGGATGCAAAATGGTTTTATGACCAACGACCCGACAAAACCAAAGACGCAGGCTGGAATATTCCTGATGCTCTGCAAAAGGCGAAGCAGGTGGTGATTCCATTTGCTACCAACGCCAACTATGGTGTGAAGGTGGTAGACACAGAATGGGTGCGGAACGATCCGAATTACATTCGTTATCTGCTGTCTCGCGATGTTCCTTTGGTAGGCTCCTACTCTTTTACCCAGGAATTATTGGATTTCAGTGGTACGGAAGTGTTTGCAGGTTCGGTGAATGAAAACATCATCAATGGTGGTTTCGGTCATGCGGTGGCACTGATTGGTTATAACAATCCCCAGGCGGGCAACAAAACTGGCCAGCCCTACTGGGAAATCCAGAACAGCTGGGGGACCTCTTTTGCCCGCAATGGCTACTTTCTTGTAAAACCAGGCACCATGCCAGACTTTGAAGGCTCTTTGTACCGGATTGTCAGTGCTAAGTATTGTAAAGCGGATGGCACAGAGATTTCACAGGCAGAAGCAAATAAAGTTCTGACGGAGATCCTGACAAAAAACGCCCCAGCTACGGTGGTGAATTACGATCTTACTTACAAAAATCTGACATCTGGGAATAAGTACGCTGAGAGCGTGGACCAGATTGCTGTGGCAATGGCTTTCAATCAAACGAACAAAGTGGGCATTCAACTGAAAACCCCAAGCAACATCACCTGGTGGAAGGCGATCAAGATTTATCAGGACGGCAAACTGATCAAGGAATTGTCCACCAAAGATCAGACGAAAGATTCTGGTGTCTATAACTTTCTGGCAAATGATAACAGCAAATATGTGATAGAGTTCTGGAAGGCAAAAACGTTTGGTGCACCGACGAAAATTAAAAGCCATACCATCGATATGGTTGGATTAACAGGCCGCACCGTAAGTTTTACCTGGAACAAAGATTGA
- the rfbB gene encoding dTDP-glucose 4,6-dehydratase, producing the protein MRLLVTGGCGFIGSNFIRGFLKRNPESTIINLDALTYAGNLENLADLHADARYQFVRGDITDAPLVQSLVGDIDSVINFAAESHVDRSIMDSGPFLRTNVIGTQVLLDAARKAKVRRFVQVSTDEVYGSLGETGLFSETTPLAPNSPYSASKAAADLLVRSYVHTFGMDAIITRCSNNYGPYQFPEKLIPLFISNLLRDEVVPVYGDGMQVRDWIHVNDHCLGIEAAWKHGKGGEVYNFGGKSEMPNLLLTKELLRILGKPESLIRYVQDRPGHDRRYAIDCSKAEAELNWQPTVSFEEGLQQTVDWYLEHQDWVNSIRTGAYQEYYQKQYGIDTGK; encoded by the coding sequence ATGCGTCTTCTGGTGACTGGTGGGTGCGGTTTTATCGGCAGTAACTTTATCCGTGGTTTCCTGAAGCGAAATCCCGAAAGCACCATCATCAACCTGGATGCGTTGACCTACGCCGGCAACCTGGAAAATCTGGCCGATCTGCACGCCGACGCACGCTACCAGTTTGTGCGTGGAGATATAACAGACGCACCCCTGGTCCAGAGTTTGGTGGGCGACATCGATTCTGTGATTAATTTTGCCGCGGAAAGCCATGTCGACCGCAGCATTATGGATTCCGGACCTTTTTTACGCACCAATGTGATTGGCACGCAGGTGCTGCTGGATGCTGCCCGCAAAGCGAAGGTGCGGCGTTTTGTTCAGGTGTCTACCGATGAAGTCTACGGTTCGCTGGGGGAGACGGGTTTGTTTTCCGAAACCACCCCACTGGCGCCGAACAGTCCGTATTCTGCCAGCAAAGCTGCTGCCGACTTGCTGGTGCGGTCGTATGTGCATACCTTCGGGATGGATGCCATTATCACCCGCTGTTCCAATAACTATGGTCCCTACCAGTTTCCGGAAAAGCTGATCCCACTGTTTATCAGCAATTTACTGCGTGATGAAGTAGTGCCTGTTTATGGCGATGGCATGCAGGTGCGTGACTGGATTCATGTGAACGACCACTGCCTGGGTATTGAAGCCGCCTGGAAGCACGGGAAAGGTGGCGAAGTGTATAATTTCGGCGGCAAGTCCGAAATGCCTAACCTCTTACTGACCAAAGAGTTACTGCGAATTCTTGGCAAGCCGGAATCGCTGATCCGTTATGTGCAGGATCGCCCAGGGCACGATCGTCGATACGCGATTGATTGCAGCAAAGCAGAAGCAGAACTGAACTGGCAGCCCACGGTCAGCTTTGAAGAAGGCCTACAACAGACAGTCGACTGGTATCTGGAGCACCAGGATTGGGTCAATTCAATCCGCACTGGTGCGTATCAGGAATATTACCAGAAGCAGTATGGAATCGATACAGGCAAATGA
- a CDS encoding PLP-dependent aminotransferase family protein: MTTLSHVLNKQMSEKAKRTPDSPISFFMKKALENKDLISLAAGFVDSPSLPVEPLKDVMEELLADPLAAQVALQYGTTQGYRPLIDQLVQHLGKLDHLDQPEQHFQPHNVVITTGSQQLLYMLCELMVDPGDIVIVESPSYFVFHSVLVEHGVRVEQVPMDDEGLRVDALEDLCDELRERGELHRVKLLYCVDYFQNPTGLTLSKRRREELLAFLVRLRQHHHLFVLEDAAYRELVYEGENLPSLKSYDKDNQHVIYAGTFSKPCAPGFKTGYAVLPEGFAEPLLRIKGNHDFGSSHLAQNIIHRFLISGKYQAHVAHLRGIYREKRDALIEALEQHFGDVAGCRWTNPCGGMFNWLTLPENVPTSANSEFMDAAVAEGVIYIPGEFCYYSPDNSQPKHEIRLSFGAAQPNQIRAGIARLRKAYDRVTKKACESSPTTCSTGM; encoded by the coding sequence ATGACGACTCTCTCCCACGTGCTGAACAAACAGATGTCTGAAAAGGCGAAGCGAACACCGGATTCGCCGATTAGTTTTTTCATGAAAAAAGCCCTCGAAAATAAGGATCTGATCAGCCTGGCAGCCGGGTTCGTCGATTCCCCATCCTTACCCGTGGAACCTCTGAAAGACGTAATGGAAGAGTTGCTTGCTGACCCGCTGGCAGCACAGGTGGCGTTGCAGTATGGCACCACTCAGGGCTATCGCCCACTGATCGACCAGTTGGTGCAGCACCTGGGCAAGTTAGACCATCTGGACCAGCCCGAACAGCATTTCCAGCCGCACAACGTGGTGATTACCACTGGTTCGCAGCAGTTGCTTTACATGTTGTGTGAACTGATGGTGGACCCGGGCGATATTGTGATTGTCGAATCGCCATCCTATTTCGTGTTCCACAGCGTGCTGGTGGAACATGGGGTGCGTGTCGAACAGGTTCCAATGGACGATGAAGGCCTGCGGGTGGATGCCCTGGAAGATCTGTGCGATGAACTTCGCGAACGTGGGGAACTGCACCGCGTCAAGTTGCTCTATTGTGTCGATTACTTCCAGAACCCCACCGGGTTGACGCTCTCGAAACGACGTCGGGAAGAACTGCTGGCATTTTTGGTGCGTTTGCGGCAGCACCATCATCTGTTTGTGCTGGAAGATGCGGCCTATCGCGAACTGGTCTACGAAGGCGAGAACCTGCCCAGCCTGAAAAGTTACGACAAAGATAACCAGCATGTTATCTATGCGGGAACCTTCTCCAAACCATGTGCACCAGGCTTCAAAACGGGCTATGCGGTGCTGCCCGAAGGTTTTGCCGAGCCGTTGCTGCGAATCAAAGGAAACCACGACTTCGGTTCCAGCCACCTGGCCCAGAATATTATTCATCGTTTTCTCATTTCTGGGAAATACCAGGCCCATGTTGCCCACCTGCGTGGGATCTATCGGGAAAAGCGGGACGCACTGATTGAGGCACTGGAACAGCACTTTGGTGACGTCGCTGGTTGCCGATGGACCAATCCATGTGGGGGAATGTTTAACTGGTTGACGTTACCCGAAAACGTCCCCACTTCGGCGAATAGTGAATTCATGGATGCGGCAGTCGCTGAAGGGGTGATCTATATTCCGGGTGAATTCTGCTATTATTCCCCCGACAACAGCCAGCCAAAACATGAAATCCGCCTCAGTTTTGGTGCGGCACAGCCCAATCAGATTCGAGCGGGCATTGCCCGCCTGCGAAAGGCCTATGACCGAGTGACAAAGAAGGCTTGTGAATCTTCTCCCACCACCTGCAGTACGGGAATGTAG
- a CDS encoding sugar phosphate nucleotidyltransferase, with protein MRGVVLAGGKGTRLGELTKVTNKHLLPVGPYPMVYYPLKKIVGAGIKDVLLVSGTEHMGDFVELLGSGREHQCALTYRVQDEAGGIAQALGLAATFCGDNRSLVILGDNIFYDPLHEFVKKSDAHPDWAWIGLQKVPDPGRFGVAELDGDRVISIEEKPQHPKSDFAVIGIYIYPPDVFEVIKTLKPSRRGELEITDVNNHYLKAGRLGYQIIEEYWTDAGTLDSLDYANQLVRDKPPVF; from the coding sequence ATGCGTGGTGTTGTATTAGCAGGTGGCAAGGGAACTCGCCTCGGCGAACTGACCAAAGTAACCAATAAGCACCTGTTGCCGGTGGGGCCTTATCCCATGGTTTACTACCCGCTGAAAAAAATCGTCGGTGCGGGAATCAAAGATGTGCTGCTGGTTTCCGGTACAGAACACATGGGCGATTTTGTGGAACTGCTTGGTTCTGGCAGGGAACACCAATGTGCCCTGACATACCGTGTTCAGGATGAGGCCGGGGGCATTGCTCAGGCACTTGGCCTGGCAGCCACATTCTGTGGGGATAATCGCTCGCTGGTGATTCTTGGCGACAACATTTTTTACGATCCTTTGCACGAATTTGTGAAGAAATCGGATGCCCACCCCGACTGGGCTTGGATTGGCCTGCAGAAAGTGCCCGATCCTGGCCGGTTTGGAGTTGCTGAACTGGATGGCGACCGCGTGATTTCCATTGAGGAGAAGCCTCAGCACCCGAAAAGCGATTTCGCGGTCATTGGCATCTACATTTACCCACCCGATGTGTTTGAGGTAATTAAAACACTGAAGCCCAGCCGACGTGGGGAACTGGAAATTACCGACGTAAACAATCACTATCTGAAAGCAGGCCGCCTGGGCTACCAGATTATTGAAGAATACTGGACCGATGCTGGTACGCTGGATTCGCTGGACTATGCCAACCAGTTAGTGCGAGACAAGCCACCGGTTTTCTGA
- a CDS encoding prolyl oligopeptidase family serine peptidase, whose product MRVLSYLAIAAMTFCPTLMWAQAAPTSQKQIEDLEKQIADLKKRLAELKAPPTKKTLSLADADLWENVLSQDIAPNGKWVAVGVGNQKKNRILLTSVETGKVTTITTDIARGNPGFSEDSNFFVCTASKAGTSQLIFVELANGKQTILDNISSYKLSKGTPTWLALRPSPKKSASPPAPGATGPIAASAGTNRDLILHDLKTGKSIPLGNISDFEFNKTGNLLAMIVTTDAGVGSGVQIFDTTSAALTMLESSSSSYSSLNWNKEGTALTVMKSFEDKELKNEKYYGILGVKFTGKQPEIITFDPKQEKTFPKDMGLVTQRQPRWTEDLQGFVFGIKTQEKKEATKPAPKAPAKTDNPPKSTTAAPAPNNPNRPAVVVWHWKDSRLQPKQALDASRDKNENYLAWYSLKTKKTVALGSEDAPQVGITAKDQYAYASITAPYDLQASLDGISYRNIDQVDLATGKRTNILTKIRWFFGSSNDGKGLLYYQDGNYWYYSFAGKKSVNITKASTTSFINTEDDHNVDRPPTRFMGWAKDGQSVFISDNWDIWQIPVTGDAGTNLTVNGKKDGIRYQSILDLNPESEGIDPAQPIYFPYVVQKTKKNGYVRRLPGSATLTTIVEGDADFTRLAKAKNADLFTYQKTTAIDSPNIFQVDGTFKNAKQLTTTNPQQKDYLWMAGTRVLHYESFDKKPLQAALYLPANYQAGKKYPTVVYIYEKLSDRIHSYSPPSSSAFNVSIYTSNGYAVLMPDITYEINNPGGSSVKCILAALDAAEKTGVVDPQKMALHGHSWGGYQTAYAITQTKRFKAAIAGAPLTNLISMYSSMYWNSGIANQPIFESSQGRFTAGYWALQDAYIRNSPVFNAQNVETPLLLLHNDKDGAVDFTQGVEYFNTLRRLEKPVVMLQYKGENHGLAVESNRKDYAIRMREFFDHHLQGKSAPDWWKEGVPHLKLEDHLKSRPLK is encoded by the coding sequence GTGAGAGTATTATCATATTTGGCCATTGCTGCCATGACCTTTTGCCCCACGTTGATGTGGGCACAGGCAGCACCCACCAGTCAGAAACAGATTGAAGATCTGGAAAAGCAAATTGCCGACCTGAAAAAACGGCTGGCAGAATTAAAGGCCCCACCCACAAAGAAAACGCTGTCGCTTGCCGATGCTGATCTGTGGGAGAATGTGCTGTCGCAGGATATCGCACCCAACGGCAAATGGGTCGCTGTAGGGGTGGGCAATCAGAAGAAAAATCGCATTCTGCTGACTTCGGTGGAAACTGGCAAAGTCACCACGATTACCACCGATATTGCACGTGGTAATCCTGGCTTCAGCGAAGATTCCAACTTCTTCGTGTGCACCGCCAGCAAAGCAGGCACATCTCAGTTGATTTTTGTTGAATTAGCAAATGGAAAACAGACAATTCTCGACAATATCAGCAGTTATAAGCTGAGCAAAGGAACTCCAACATGGCTGGCGTTGCGGCCCAGCCCGAAGAAATCTGCGAGCCCACCGGCACCAGGTGCGACGGGGCCCATTGCTGCGAGTGCGGGTACCAACCGAGACTTGATTCTGCACGACTTGAAAACCGGCAAATCGATTCCGCTGGGAAATATCAGCGATTTCGAATTCAACAAGACGGGAAATCTGCTGGCAATGATTGTCACCACCGATGCCGGCGTGGGCAGTGGGGTGCAGATTTTTGATACCACCAGTGCTGCATTGACCATGCTGGAAAGCTCCTCCAGCAGTTATTCCAGCTTGAACTGGAACAAAGAAGGCACCGCACTGACGGTGATGAAGTCGTTTGAAGACAAAGAACTGAAAAATGAGAAATATTACGGCATTCTGGGGGTGAAATTCACCGGCAAACAGCCAGAAATCATCACTTTTGATCCCAAGCAGGAAAAAACCTTCCCCAAAGACATGGGACTGGTGACACAGCGACAACCACGCTGGACAGAAGACCTGCAGGGATTTGTGTTCGGCATCAAAACACAGGAAAAGAAAGAAGCAACAAAACCTGCCCCCAAAGCACCTGCGAAAACCGATAACCCACCCAAATCGACCACTGCAGCACCTGCACCGAACAATCCCAATCGCCCCGCCGTGGTGGTATGGCACTGGAAAGACTCCCGCTTACAGCCAAAGCAGGCACTCGATGCAAGTCGCGACAAAAATGAAAACTACCTGGCGTGGTATTCGCTGAAAACAAAAAAAACTGTTGCTCTTGGCTCCGAAGATGCCCCACAGGTAGGGATTACTGCTAAAGATCAGTATGCGTACGCTTCTATTACGGCACCGTATGATTTACAGGCTTCGCTGGATGGAATCTCTTACCGAAATATCGATCAGGTCGATCTTGCCACTGGCAAAAGAACAAACATTCTCACAAAGATTCGCTGGTTCTTCGGATCTTCCAACGATGGCAAAGGCTTGCTCTACTATCAGGATGGCAACTACTGGTATTATTCGTTCGCTGGCAAAAAATCGGTGAATATTACCAAGGCAAGCACCACCAGTTTTATCAATACCGAAGACGACCATAACGTTGATCGCCCACCAACCCGGTTCATGGGCTGGGCGAAAGATGGCCAATCGGTTTTCATCAGCGACAACTGGGATATCTGGCAGATTCCTGTTACAGGAGATGCTGGCACTAACCTGACAGTGAATGGTAAAAAAGATGGCATTCGCTATCAGTCGATTCTGGACCTCAATCCAGAAAGCGAAGGCATCGATCCTGCACAGCCAATCTATTTCCCATACGTGGTGCAGAAAACCAAGAAAAACGGCTACGTGCGTCGCTTACCCGGCAGCGCCACCCTCACCACGATTGTGGAAGGGGATGCCGATTTCACACGGTTGGCCAAGGCAAAAAATGCCGACCTGTTCACGTACCAGAAAACCACAGCGATTGACAGCCCGAACATTTTCCAGGTAGATGGCACGTTCAAAAACGCCAAACAACTGACTACCACCAACCCACAGCAGAAGGATTATCTGTGGATGGCTGGCACCCGCGTACTGCACTACGAAAGTTTCGACAAGAAACCGTTGCAGGCAGCGTTGTATCTGCCAGCGAACTATCAGGCGGGCAAAAAGTACCCCACTGTGGTGTACATTTATGAGAAATTGTCGGACCGCATTCACAGTTACAGCCCACCCAGCAGCAGTGCGTTCAACGTATCGATTTACACCAGTAACGGTTACGCGGTGCTGATGCCCGACATTACTTACGAAATTAACAATCCCGGTGGCTCTTCGGTGAAGTGCATTCTGGCCGCGCTCGATGCTGCAGAGAAAACCGGCGTGGTTGACCCACAGAAAATGGCATTGCACGGCCACTCGTGGGGTGGGTATCAAACCGCGTATGCGATTACCCAGACCAAACGCTTCAAAGCAGCCATTGCAGGTGCCCCACTGACCAACTTGATCAGTATGTATAGTTCCATGTACTGGAACTCCGGAATTGCCAACCAGCCGATTTTTGAAAGCAGCCAGGGCCGCTTTACCGCTGGTTATTGGGCACTGCAGGATGCCTACATCCGCAATTCACCTGTGTTCAATGCTCAGAACGTGGAAACGCCACTTTTATTACTGCACAACGATAAAGATGGTGCGGTCGACTTTACCCAGGGGGTGGAATATTTCAACACCCTGCGTCGACTGGAAAAGCCTGTGGTGATGCTGCAATACAAAGGTGAAAACCACGGTCTGGCAGTAGAATCGAACCGCAAAGACTATGCAATTCGGATGCGGGAATTCTTTGACCACCACTTACAGGGCAAATCGGCACCAGACTGGTGGAAAGAAGGTGTGCCCCACCTGAAACTGGAAGATCACCTGAAATCCCGCCCACTGAAGTAA